The Apis mellifera strain DH4 linkage group LG13, Amel_HAv3.1, whole genome shotgun sequence genome includes a region encoding these proteins:
- the LOC100578321 gene encoding host cell factor 2 isoform X6, whose translation MWSSVTAAGSENGPAPPSRSKHSATLLSGHVYLLGGRNGNLPLKDLWRYSLADSKWEELHPGGERPPALQEHSAVAYKDCLYIFGGELGFSAGTETPLWVYNVKTNAWRKVRAQRGCAVPRGRRGHTALVHRGQMLIYGGYQDLRGSSPELWAFHFETESWHLLSSSESGPAARHKHSAVLHGDAMYIYGGMTDLQERSDCWRWDVNTASWCLLRNKPGPGPLHGHAACRLPSCMLIFGGESGGLATNELWRFHFGTETWEKLSVPGPKPQPRAESVALAVSELLIRGANIDNTKPKPKSQRTRLCNNRISPNEAPARPSFLKEISKLSQINLSRLSHPTKCSYSVLSGQDDNEESPQEASTYYPFQQVDSEVCEPSTGMVKSRSANTLARRRQKPAGEGSASRNADAGTTGNNPPSNTGMTRDPISVPNFRALTLPTPVLTPVEAARLVFVDLDENSDNEERTEPPTSRLIEVQEEKRDFAAVHQACQPTRGESYSSHLYEAALQTPKTPTTSKIPTSASVRFADLEEGEESTSDYASIEARSPGDPLADDDWPSGRKGKQYRPMATPSTIREGQFGFCNPNYLGLDETKNHHHHQHHNQQQQQQQHQQHQQQQQPQDGKYAKLLNSPPDSVLEDEPGRSASQTFAELLELQEIKRVPRAPPKSLPLGSPSRRAVSASRAERQRAKVAAIEESETPSYGPAPLYVFLVGGKEKGQVTVFARPVSLWKLQLAPHIF comes from the exons ATGTGGAGCTCGGTCACCGCGGCGGGCAGCGAGAACGGGCCCGCGCCACCCTCCAGAAGCAAGCACAGCGCCACTCTGCTCTCCGGCCACGTATACCTCCTCGGAGGACGGAACGGCAATCTTCCCCTCAAGGATCTTTGGCGATACAGCCTCG CCGACAGTAAATGGGAGGAATTGCATCCTGGTGGGGAAAGGCCGCCGGCACTTCAGGAGCACAGCGCGGTAGCTTACAAGGATTGCCTTTATATCTTTGGGGGCGAGCTCGGATTTTCCGCGGGCACGGAAACGCCGCTTTGGGTCTACAATGTCAAG ACCAACGCGTGGAGGAAGGTGAGGGCGCAACGAGGTTGCGCCGTTCCAAGGGGTCGAAGAGGTCACACCGCGTTGGTCCATCGTGGCCAGATGCTCATTTACGGCGGTTATCAGGATTTACGCGGCAGCTCCCCGGAATTGTGGGCATTTCATTTcg AGACGGAATCCTGGCACCTTTTATCCTCGAGCGAGAGTGGGCCAGCTGCGAGGCACAAACACTCGGCGGTGTTGCACGGTGACGCGATGTACATTTACGGCGGAATGACCGACCTGCAGGAGAGAAGCGATTGCTGGAGATGGGACGTGAACACTGCCTCTTGGTGCCTGTTAAGGAACAAACCGGGACCTGGCCCCCTCCACGGCCACGCTGCCTGCAGGCTACCCAGTTGCATGCTGATTTTCGGCGGGGAGAGCGGTGGTCTGGCCACGAACGAACTCTGGAGGTTTCATTTcg gtACGGAAACGTGGGAGAAATTATCAGTGCCAGGGCCTAAACCCCAGCCAAGAGCGGAGAGCGTGGCGTTGGCTGTTTCCGAGTTGTTGATCAGAGGGGCCAATATCGATAATACGAAGCCGAAGCCGAAGAGTCAAAGGACCAGGCTGTGCAACAACAGGATATCGCCTAACGAGGCGCCAGCCAGGCCGAGCTTCCTCAAGGAGATTTCTAAATTGTCACAAATCAACCTGTCCCGGTTGAGCCACCCGACCAAGTGCAGCTATTCCGTCTTGAGCGGGCAGGACGATAACGAGGAAAGTCCTCAAGAG GCGAGTACGTATTATCCGTTTCAGCAAGTGGACTCGGAAGTTTGCGAGCCGTCCACGGGGATGGTGAAGTCGCGAAGCGCCAACACGCTTGCCCGTCGAAGGCAGAAGCCGGCGGGGGAGGGTTCCGCGTCGAGGAACGCGGACGCTGGTACAACCGGGAACAATCCTCCCAGCAACACCGGCATGACCAGAGATCCTATCTCGGTGCCGAATTTCCGCGCGTTGACCTTACCCACCCCCGTTCTCACCCCCGTGGAGGCGGCAAGGCTGGTGTTCGTCGACCTGGACGAGAACAGCGACAACGAGGAGCGAACGGAACCTCCTACATCGAGGTTGATCGAAGTGCAAGAGGAGAAACG AGATTTCGCGGCCGTGCACCAAGCTTGCCAACCGACGCGGGGCGAGAGTTACAGCTCCCACCTCTACGAGGCCGCCCTTCAAACGCCGAAGACGCCGACCACCTCGAAAATTCCCACCTCGGCTTCGGTCCGTTTCGCCGATCTGGAGGAGGGCGAGGAGTCGACGTCGGATTACGCGAGCATAGAGGCGAGAAGTCCCGGGGATCCCCTGGCCGACGACGATTGGCCGTCGGGACGGAAGGGCAAGCAGTATCGGCCCATGGCTACGCCATCCACGATACGCGAGGGCCAATTCGGATTTTGCAATCCGAATTACCTCGGGCTCGATGAGACGAAGAATCATCACCATCATCAGCATCACAatcagcagcagcaacagcagcagcatcAGCAGCatcagcaacagcagcaaccTCAAGATGGGAAGTACGCGAAACTGTTGAACAGCCCACCGGACAGTGTTTTAGAGGACGAGCCGGGAAGATCCGCGTCGCAGACGTTCGCGGAACTGTTGGAGCTTCAAGAAATCAAGAGAGTGCCGAGGGCACCGCCGAAAAGTTTACCGTTAGGCTCACCGTCTAGAAGAGCGGTGAGCGCGTCGAGGGCCGAAAGGCAGAGGGCGAAAGTAGCCGCGATCGAAGAGTCGGAGACACCTTCGTACGGACCAGCGCCCCTTTACGTGTTCTTAGttggagggaaggaaaagggACAGGTGACCGTGTTCGCGAGGCCCGTTTCATTGTGGAAATTGCAATTAGCGCCACAcatcttttaa
- the LOC100578321 gene encoding host cell factor 2 isoform X5, with protein sequence MGKMWSSVTAAGSENGPAPPSRSKHSATLLSGHVYLLGGRNGNLPLKDLWRYSLADSKWEELHPGGERPPALQEHSAVAYKDCLYIFGGELGFSAGTETPLWVYNVKTNAWRKVRAQRGCAVPRGRRGHTALVHRGQMLIYGGYQDLRGSSPELWAFHFETESWHLLSSSESGPAARHKHSAVLHGDAMYIYGGMTDLQERSDCWRWDVNTASWCLLRNKPGPGPLHGHAACRLPSCMLIFGGESGGLATNELWRFHFGTETWEKLSVPGPKPQPRAESVALAVSELLIRGANIDNTKPKPKSQRTRLCNNRISPNEAPARPSFLKEISKLSQINLSRLSHPTKCSYSVLSGQDDNEESPQEASTYYPFQQVDSEVCEPSTGMVKSRSANTLARRRQKPAGEGSASRNADAGTTGNNPPSNTGMTRDPISVPNFRALTLPTPVLTPVEAARLVFVDLDENSDNEERTEPPTSRLIEVQEEKRDFAAVHQACQPTRGESYSSHLYEAALQTPKTPTTSKIPTSASVRFADLEEGEESTSDYASIEARSPGDPLADDDWPSGRKGKQYRPMATPSTIREGQFGFCNPNYLGLDETKNHHHHQHHNQQQQQQQHQQHQQQQQPQDGKYAKLLNSPPDSVLEDEPGRSASQTFAELLELQEIKRVPRAPPKSLPLGSPSRRAVSASRAERQRAKVAAIEESETPSYGPAPLYVFLVGGKEKGQVTVFARPVSLWKLQLAPHIF encoded by the exons AT GGGGAAAATGTGGAGCTCGGTCACCGCGGCGGGCAGCGAGAACGGGCCCGCGCCACCCTCCAGAAGCAAGCACAGCGCCACTCTGCTCTCCGGCCACGTATACCTCCTCGGAGGACGGAACGGCAATCTTCCCCTCAAGGATCTTTGGCGATACAGCCTCG CCGACAGTAAATGGGAGGAATTGCATCCTGGTGGGGAAAGGCCGCCGGCACTTCAGGAGCACAGCGCGGTAGCTTACAAGGATTGCCTTTATATCTTTGGGGGCGAGCTCGGATTTTCCGCGGGCACGGAAACGCCGCTTTGGGTCTACAATGTCAAG ACCAACGCGTGGAGGAAGGTGAGGGCGCAACGAGGTTGCGCCGTTCCAAGGGGTCGAAGAGGTCACACCGCGTTGGTCCATCGTGGCCAGATGCTCATTTACGGCGGTTATCAGGATTTACGCGGCAGCTCCCCGGAATTGTGGGCATTTCATTTcg AGACGGAATCCTGGCACCTTTTATCCTCGAGCGAGAGTGGGCCAGCTGCGAGGCACAAACACTCGGCGGTGTTGCACGGTGACGCGATGTACATTTACGGCGGAATGACCGACCTGCAGGAGAGAAGCGATTGCTGGAGATGGGACGTGAACACTGCCTCTTGGTGCCTGTTAAGGAACAAACCGGGACCTGGCCCCCTCCACGGCCACGCTGCCTGCAGGCTACCCAGTTGCATGCTGATTTTCGGCGGGGAGAGCGGTGGTCTGGCCACGAACGAACTCTGGAGGTTTCATTTcg gtACGGAAACGTGGGAGAAATTATCAGTGCCAGGGCCTAAACCCCAGCCAAGAGCGGAGAGCGTGGCGTTGGCTGTTTCCGAGTTGTTGATCAGAGGGGCCAATATCGATAATACGAAGCCGAAGCCGAAGAGTCAAAGGACCAGGCTGTGCAACAACAGGATATCGCCTAACGAGGCGCCAGCCAGGCCGAGCTTCCTCAAGGAGATTTCTAAATTGTCACAAATCAACCTGTCCCGGTTGAGCCACCCGACCAAGTGCAGCTATTCCGTCTTGAGCGGGCAGGACGATAACGAGGAAAGTCCTCAAGAG GCGAGTACGTATTATCCGTTTCAGCAAGTGGACTCGGAAGTTTGCGAGCCGTCCACGGGGATGGTGAAGTCGCGAAGCGCCAACACGCTTGCCCGTCGAAGGCAGAAGCCGGCGGGGGAGGGTTCCGCGTCGAGGAACGCGGACGCTGGTACAACCGGGAACAATCCTCCCAGCAACACCGGCATGACCAGAGATCCTATCTCGGTGCCGAATTTCCGCGCGTTGACCTTACCCACCCCCGTTCTCACCCCCGTGGAGGCGGCAAGGCTGGTGTTCGTCGACCTGGACGAGAACAGCGACAACGAGGAGCGAACGGAACCTCCTACATCGAGGTTGATCGAAGTGCAAGAGGAGAAACG AGATTTCGCGGCCGTGCACCAAGCTTGCCAACCGACGCGGGGCGAGAGTTACAGCTCCCACCTCTACGAGGCCGCCCTTCAAACGCCGAAGACGCCGACCACCTCGAAAATTCCCACCTCGGCTTCGGTCCGTTTCGCCGATCTGGAGGAGGGCGAGGAGTCGACGTCGGATTACGCGAGCATAGAGGCGAGAAGTCCCGGGGATCCCCTGGCCGACGACGATTGGCCGTCGGGACGGAAGGGCAAGCAGTATCGGCCCATGGCTACGCCATCCACGATACGCGAGGGCCAATTCGGATTTTGCAATCCGAATTACCTCGGGCTCGATGAGACGAAGAATCATCACCATCATCAGCATCACAatcagcagcagcaacagcagcagcatcAGCAGCatcagcaacagcagcaaccTCAAGATGGGAAGTACGCGAAACTGTTGAACAGCCCACCGGACAGTGTTTTAGAGGACGAGCCGGGAAGATCCGCGTCGCAGACGTTCGCGGAACTGTTGGAGCTTCAAGAAATCAAGAGAGTGCCGAGGGCACCGCCGAAAAGTTTACCGTTAGGCTCACCGTCTAGAAGAGCGGTGAGCGCGTCGAGGGCCGAAAGGCAGAGGGCGAAAGTAGCCGCGATCGAAGAGTCGGAGACACCTTCGTACGGACCAGCGCCCCTTTACGTGTTCTTAGttggagggaaggaaaagggACAGGTGACCGTGTTCGCGAGGCCCGTTTCATTGTGGAAATTGCAATTAGCGCCACAcatcttttaa
- the LOC100578321 gene encoding host cell factor 2 isoform X4, translating into MLFRGKMWSSVTAAGSENGPAPPSRSKHSATLLSGHVYLLGGRNGNLPLKDLWRYSLADSKWEELHPGGERPPALQEHSAVAYKDCLYIFGGELGFSAGTETPLWVYNVKTNAWRKVRAQRGCAVPRGRRGHTALVHRGQMLIYGGYQDLRGSSPELWAFHFETESWHLLSSSESGPAARHKHSAVLHGDAMYIYGGMTDLQERSDCWRWDVNTASWCLLRNKPGPGPLHGHAACRLPSCMLIFGGESGGLATNELWRFHFGTETWEKLSVPGPKPQPRAESVALAVSELLIRGANIDNTKPKPKSQRTRLCNNRISPNEAPARPSFLKEISKLSQINLSRLSHPTKCSYSVLSGQDDNEESPQEASTYYPFQQVDSEVCEPSTGMVKSRSANTLARRRQKPAGEGSASRNADAGTTGNNPPSNTGMTRDPISVPNFRALTLPTPVLTPVEAARLVFVDLDENSDNEERTEPPTSRLIEVQEEKRDFAAVHQACQPTRGESYSSHLYEAALQTPKTPTTSKIPTSASVRFADLEEGEESTSDYASIEARSPGDPLADDDWPSGRKGKQYRPMATPSTIREGQFGFCNPNYLGLDETKNHHHHQHHNQQQQQQQHQQHQQQQQPQDGKYAKLLNSPPDSVLEDEPGRSASQTFAELLELQEIKRVPRAPPKSLPLGSPSRRAVSASRAERQRAKVAAIEESETPSYGPAPLYVFLVGGKEKGQVTVFARPVSLWKLQLAPHIF; encoded by the exons ATGCTATTCAG GGGGAAAATGTGGAGCTCGGTCACCGCGGCGGGCAGCGAGAACGGGCCCGCGCCACCCTCCAGAAGCAAGCACAGCGCCACTCTGCTCTCCGGCCACGTATACCTCCTCGGAGGACGGAACGGCAATCTTCCCCTCAAGGATCTTTGGCGATACAGCCTCG CCGACAGTAAATGGGAGGAATTGCATCCTGGTGGGGAAAGGCCGCCGGCACTTCAGGAGCACAGCGCGGTAGCTTACAAGGATTGCCTTTATATCTTTGGGGGCGAGCTCGGATTTTCCGCGGGCACGGAAACGCCGCTTTGGGTCTACAATGTCAAG ACCAACGCGTGGAGGAAGGTGAGGGCGCAACGAGGTTGCGCCGTTCCAAGGGGTCGAAGAGGTCACACCGCGTTGGTCCATCGTGGCCAGATGCTCATTTACGGCGGTTATCAGGATTTACGCGGCAGCTCCCCGGAATTGTGGGCATTTCATTTcg AGACGGAATCCTGGCACCTTTTATCCTCGAGCGAGAGTGGGCCAGCTGCGAGGCACAAACACTCGGCGGTGTTGCACGGTGACGCGATGTACATTTACGGCGGAATGACCGACCTGCAGGAGAGAAGCGATTGCTGGAGATGGGACGTGAACACTGCCTCTTGGTGCCTGTTAAGGAACAAACCGGGACCTGGCCCCCTCCACGGCCACGCTGCCTGCAGGCTACCCAGTTGCATGCTGATTTTCGGCGGGGAGAGCGGTGGTCTGGCCACGAACGAACTCTGGAGGTTTCATTTcg gtACGGAAACGTGGGAGAAATTATCAGTGCCAGGGCCTAAACCCCAGCCAAGAGCGGAGAGCGTGGCGTTGGCTGTTTCCGAGTTGTTGATCAGAGGGGCCAATATCGATAATACGAAGCCGAAGCCGAAGAGTCAAAGGACCAGGCTGTGCAACAACAGGATATCGCCTAACGAGGCGCCAGCCAGGCCGAGCTTCCTCAAGGAGATTTCTAAATTGTCACAAATCAACCTGTCCCGGTTGAGCCACCCGACCAAGTGCAGCTATTCCGTCTTGAGCGGGCAGGACGATAACGAGGAAAGTCCTCAAGAG GCGAGTACGTATTATCCGTTTCAGCAAGTGGACTCGGAAGTTTGCGAGCCGTCCACGGGGATGGTGAAGTCGCGAAGCGCCAACACGCTTGCCCGTCGAAGGCAGAAGCCGGCGGGGGAGGGTTCCGCGTCGAGGAACGCGGACGCTGGTACAACCGGGAACAATCCTCCCAGCAACACCGGCATGACCAGAGATCCTATCTCGGTGCCGAATTTCCGCGCGTTGACCTTACCCACCCCCGTTCTCACCCCCGTGGAGGCGGCAAGGCTGGTGTTCGTCGACCTGGACGAGAACAGCGACAACGAGGAGCGAACGGAACCTCCTACATCGAGGTTGATCGAAGTGCAAGAGGAGAAACG AGATTTCGCGGCCGTGCACCAAGCTTGCCAACCGACGCGGGGCGAGAGTTACAGCTCCCACCTCTACGAGGCCGCCCTTCAAACGCCGAAGACGCCGACCACCTCGAAAATTCCCACCTCGGCTTCGGTCCGTTTCGCCGATCTGGAGGAGGGCGAGGAGTCGACGTCGGATTACGCGAGCATAGAGGCGAGAAGTCCCGGGGATCCCCTGGCCGACGACGATTGGCCGTCGGGACGGAAGGGCAAGCAGTATCGGCCCATGGCTACGCCATCCACGATACGCGAGGGCCAATTCGGATTTTGCAATCCGAATTACCTCGGGCTCGATGAGACGAAGAATCATCACCATCATCAGCATCACAatcagcagcagcaacagcagcagcatcAGCAGCatcagcaacagcagcaaccTCAAGATGGGAAGTACGCGAAACTGTTGAACAGCCCACCGGACAGTGTTTTAGAGGACGAGCCGGGAAGATCCGCGTCGCAGACGTTCGCGGAACTGTTGGAGCTTCAAGAAATCAAGAGAGTGCCGAGGGCACCGCCGAAAAGTTTACCGTTAGGCTCACCGTCTAGAAGAGCGGTGAGCGCGTCGAGGGCCGAAAGGCAGAGGGCGAAAGTAGCCGCGATCGAAGAGTCGGAGACACCTTCGTACGGACCAGCGCCCCTTTACGTGTTCTTAGttggagggaaggaaaagggACAGGTGACCGTGTTCGCGAGGCCCGTTTCATTGTGGAAATTGCAATTAGCGCCACAcatcttttaa
- the LOC100578321 gene encoding host cell factor 2 isoform X1 yields the protein MYQHCVLNLLQTQSGSNSIFQRNKSAFVTPYTIFFSNTNEILSFVPSTTGKMWSSVTAAGSENGPAPPSRSKHSATLLSGHVYLLGGRNGNLPLKDLWRYSLADSKWEELHPGGERPPALQEHSAVAYKDCLYIFGGELGFSAGTETPLWVYNVKTNAWRKVRAQRGCAVPRGRRGHTALVHRGQMLIYGGYQDLRGSSPELWAFHFETESWHLLSSSESGPAARHKHSAVLHGDAMYIYGGMTDLQERSDCWRWDVNTASWCLLRNKPGPGPLHGHAACRLPSCMLIFGGESGGLATNELWRFHFGTETWEKLSVPGPKPQPRAESVALAVSELLIRGANIDNTKPKPKSQRTRLCNNRISPNEAPARPSFLKEISKLSQINLSRLSHPTKCSYSVLSGQDDNEESPQEASTYYPFQQVDSEVCEPSTGMVKSRSANTLARRRQKPAGEGSASRNADAGTTGNNPPSNTGMTRDPISVPNFRALTLPTPVLTPVEAARLVFVDLDENSDNEERTEPPTSRLIEVQEEKRDFAAVHQACQPTRGESYSSHLYEAALQTPKTPTTSKIPTSASVRFADLEEGEESTSDYASIEARSPGDPLADDDWPSGRKGKQYRPMATPSTIREGQFGFCNPNYLGLDETKNHHHHQHHNQQQQQQQHQQHQQQQQPQDGKYAKLLNSPPDSVLEDEPGRSASQTFAELLELQEIKRVPRAPPKSLPLGSPSRRAVSASRAERQRAKVAAIEESETPSYGPAPLYVFLVGGKEKGQVTVFARPVSLWKLQLAPHIF from the exons ATGTATCAACATTGCGTTTTAAACCTACTGCAGACGCAATCCGGATCCAATTCTATTTTCCAGCGTAACAAATCAGCGTTCGTTACACCGTACACAATCTTCTTTTCAAACACGAATGAAATTCTATCATTTGTCCCTTCGACGAC GGGGAAAATGTGGAGCTCGGTCACCGCGGCGGGCAGCGAGAACGGGCCCGCGCCACCCTCCAGAAGCAAGCACAGCGCCACTCTGCTCTCCGGCCACGTATACCTCCTCGGAGGACGGAACGGCAATCTTCCCCTCAAGGATCTTTGGCGATACAGCCTCG CCGACAGTAAATGGGAGGAATTGCATCCTGGTGGGGAAAGGCCGCCGGCACTTCAGGAGCACAGCGCGGTAGCTTACAAGGATTGCCTTTATATCTTTGGGGGCGAGCTCGGATTTTCCGCGGGCACGGAAACGCCGCTTTGGGTCTACAATGTCAAG ACCAACGCGTGGAGGAAGGTGAGGGCGCAACGAGGTTGCGCCGTTCCAAGGGGTCGAAGAGGTCACACCGCGTTGGTCCATCGTGGCCAGATGCTCATTTACGGCGGTTATCAGGATTTACGCGGCAGCTCCCCGGAATTGTGGGCATTTCATTTcg AGACGGAATCCTGGCACCTTTTATCCTCGAGCGAGAGTGGGCCAGCTGCGAGGCACAAACACTCGGCGGTGTTGCACGGTGACGCGATGTACATTTACGGCGGAATGACCGACCTGCAGGAGAGAAGCGATTGCTGGAGATGGGACGTGAACACTGCCTCTTGGTGCCTGTTAAGGAACAAACCGGGACCTGGCCCCCTCCACGGCCACGCTGCCTGCAGGCTACCCAGTTGCATGCTGATTTTCGGCGGGGAGAGCGGTGGTCTGGCCACGAACGAACTCTGGAGGTTTCATTTcg gtACGGAAACGTGGGAGAAATTATCAGTGCCAGGGCCTAAACCCCAGCCAAGAGCGGAGAGCGTGGCGTTGGCTGTTTCCGAGTTGTTGATCAGAGGGGCCAATATCGATAATACGAAGCCGAAGCCGAAGAGTCAAAGGACCAGGCTGTGCAACAACAGGATATCGCCTAACGAGGCGCCAGCCAGGCCGAGCTTCCTCAAGGAGATTTCTAAATTGTCACAAATCAACCTGTCCCGGTTGAGCCACCCGACCAAGTGCAGCTATTCCGTCTTGAGCGGGCAGGACGATAACGAGGAAAGTCCTCAAGAG GCGAGTACGTATTATCCGTTTCAGCAAGTGGACTCGGAAGTTTGCGAGCCGTCCACGGGGATGGTGAAGTCGCGAAGCGCCAACACGCTTGCCCGTCGAAGGCAGAAGCCGGCGGGGGAGGGTTCCGCGTCGAGGAACGCGGACGCTGGTACAACCGGGAACAATCCTCCCAGCAACACCGGCATGACCAGAGATCCTATCTCGGTGCCGAATTTCCGCGCGTTGACCTTACCCACCCCCGTTCTCACCCCCGTGGAGGCGGCAAGGCTGGTGTTCGTCGACCTGGACGAGAACAGCGACAACGAGGAGCGAACGGAACCTCCTACATCGAGGTTGATCGAAGTGCAAGAGGAGAAACG AGATTTCGCGGCCGTGCACCAAGCTTGCCAACCGACGCGGGGCGAGAGTTACAGCTCCCACCTCTACGAGGCCGCCCTTCAAACGCCGAAGACGCCGACCACCTCGAAAATTCCCACCTCGGCTTCGGTCCGTTTCGCCGATCTGGAGGAGGGCGAGGAGTCGACGTCGGATTACGCGAGCATAGAGGCGAGAAGTCCCGGGGATCCCCTGGCCGACGACGATTGGCCGTCGGGACGGAAGGGCAAGCAGTATCGGCCCATGGCTACGCCATCCACGATACGCGAGGGCCAATTCGGATTTTGCAATCCGAATTACCTCGGGCTCGATGAGACGAAGAATCATCACCATCATCAGCATCACAatcagcagcagcaacagcagcagcatcAGCAGCatcagcaacagcagcaaccTCAAGATGGGAAGTACGCGAAACTGTTGAACAGCCCACCGGACAGTGTTTTAGAGGACGAGCCGGGAAGATCCGCGTCGCAGACGTTCGCGGAACTGTTGGAGCTTCAAGAAATCAAGAGAGTGCCGAGGGCACCGCCGAAAAGTTTACCGTTAGGCTCACCGTCTAGAAGAGCGGTGAGCGCGTCGAGGGCCGAAAGGCAGAGGGCGAAAGTAGCCGCGATCGAAGAGTCGGAGACACCTTCGTACGGACCAGCGCCCCTTTACGTGTTCTTAGttggagggaaggaaaagggACAGGTGACCGTGTTCGCGAGGCCCGTTTCATTGTGGAAATTGCAATTAGCGCCACAcatcttttaa